The Tepidibacter aestuarii genome contains a region encoding:
- a CDS encoding amino acid ABC transporter permease translates to MSINFSIEYFISRFPEFIKFLPITLSLALISIFIGLVLGTSIALIRTYKIRILYPLSNIYVSFFRGTPLLVQLFIFYYGLPQVIPSLGGINAYTAAFVTLSVNSSAYMSEIIRAAINSVDKGQMEAALSVGMTYFQGMTKIVLPQAARIAIPSLGNTFISLMKETSLAFVLGVSEMLAAAKMGSAASYRFFENYLAVGIIYWVITILFTYIVDKLERNMSKAY, encoded by the coding sequence ATGAGTATTAATTTTTCGATAGAGTATTTTATAAGTAGGTTTCCAGAATTTATTAAGTTTTTACCTATTACATTAAGCCTAGCACTAATATCAATATTTATTGGATTAGTGCTAGGAACCAGTATAGCTTTGATTAGAACGTATAAAATAAGAATATTGTACCCTTTATCTAATATATATGTTTCCTTTTTTAGAGGCACACCACTGCTTGTACAGTTATTCATATTTTATTATGGACTTCCACAAGTTATTCCTTCATTAGGTGGAATAAATGCATACACAGCAGCTTTTGTAACTTTGAGTGTTAATAGTTCTGCTTATATGTCAGAAATTATTAGAGCAGCTATTAATTCTGTAGATAAAGGGCAGATGGAAGCCGCTTTATCAGTTGGAATGACATATTTTCAAGGAATGACAAAAATAGTTCTTCCTCAAGCTGCAAGAATTGCCATACCATCTTTAGGAAACACTTTCATAAGCCTTATGAAGGAAACTTCATTAGCTTTTGTATTGGGAGTTTCAGAGATGCTTGCAGCAGCTAAGATGGGTTCAGCAGCAAGTTATAGATTCTTTGAAAATTATTTGGCAGTAGGAATAATATACTGGGTAATTACCATTTTATTTACTTATATTGTAGATAAATTAGAAAGAAATATGTCTAAGGCATATTAG
- a CDS encoding amino acid ABC transporter ATP-binding protein, which yields MINIKGIDKKFDNTHVLKGIDLNVKKGEVVVIIGPSGSGKSTFLRCINYLEKPESGIINIDDITIDAANPFKKDINNLRKSTAMVFQNYNLFKNKTALENITQSLIVNKKMSKEEASALGSDILNQVGLSDKMNNYPSALSGGQQQRVGIARAMALNPKVILFDEPTSALDPELVGEVLNVIRNLAKKDMTMIIVTHEMGFAKEVANRVIFMDNGNIIEEGHPDEIFNNPKHERTKRFLKQIINK from the coding sequence ATGATAAATATAAAAGGAATTGATAAAAAGTTCGACAATACACATGTTTTGAAAGGTATAGATTTAAATGTTAAAAAAGGAGAGGTTGTAGTTATTATAGGACCTTCTGGATCAGGTAAATCAACATTTCTAAGATGTATAAACTATTTAGAAAAACCAGAGAGTGGAATAATAAACATTGATGATATAACTATAGATGCAGCTAATCCGTTTAAAAAAGATATAAATAATTTAAGAAAATCAACTGCAATGGTTTTTCAAAATTATAATTTATTTAAAAATAAAACAGCACTTGAAAATATTACTCAGTCTTTAATAGTAAACAAGAAAATGAGTAAAGAAGAAGCAAGTGCTTTAGGATCAGATATATTAAATCAAGTTGGACTTTCTGATAAAATGAATAATTACCCATCTGCATTATCGGGAGGTCAGCAACAAAGAGTTGGTATTGCTAGAGCCATGGCATTAAATCCTAAGGTTATATTATTTGATGAGCCAACATCCGCACTTGATCCTGAGCTTGTGGGAGAAGTACTGAATGTTATCAGAAATTTAGCCAAAAAAGATATGACTATGATTATAGTTACTCATGAAATGGGATTTGCAAAAGAAGTTGCAAACAGAGTTATATTCATGGATAATGGAAACATAATAGAAGAAGGACATCCTGATGAAATCTTTAATAATCCAAAACATGAAAGAACTAAAAGATTTTTAAAACAAATAATAAATAAGTAA
- a CDS encoding CatB-related O-acetyltransferase codes for MGNKVFEGWTDSYFIKDNVKSKNIIAGDYSYYSGYYHDKHFEDICIRYLHPDRVDVDKLIIGKFCSIASGVVFIMAGNQGHRQDWISTYPFYYFDEFQDVNPNDGIKFSGDTIIGNDVWVGTEAIIMPGVKIGDGAIIGARAIVTKDVDPYTVVGGNPAKVIKKRFTDEEIRMLIEIEWWNWDVKKIKEYMPLITSNNIKIIYDISNI; via the coding sequence ATGGGAAATAAAGTATTTGAAGGTTGGACCGATAGTTATTTTATAAAAGATAATGTAAAAAGTAAAAATATTATTGCTGGAGATTATTCTTACTATTCAGGATATTATCATGATAAACATTTTGAAGATATTTGTATAAGATATCTTCATCCAGATAGAGTTGATGTTGATAAATTAATAATTGGCAAGTTCTGTTCTATTGCTTCAGGAGTGGTATTTATTATGGCTGGAAATCAAGGACACAGACAAGATTGGATTAGTACATATCCATTTTACTATTTTGATGAATTTCAGGATGTAAATCCTAACGATGGAATTAAGTTTTCTGGAGATACCATCATAGGAAATGATGTGTGGGTTGGAACGGAGGCAATTATAATGCCCGGAGTAAAAATAGGAGATGGAGCAATAATCGGAGCTAGAGCTATAGTTACAAAAGATGTAGATCCGTATACTGTGGTAGGTGGTAATCCAGCAAAAGTTATAAAAAAAAGATTTACTGATGAAGAAATCAGAATGCTTATAGAAATTGAATGGTGGAATTGGGATGTTAAAAAGATTAAAGAGTACATGCCTTTGATTACAAGCAATAATATAAAAATTATTTATGATATTTCGAATATATAG
- a CDS encoding NUDIX hydrolase, whose amino-acid sequence MIKIDFYEIGKVEDEKLEFAVIVAEFKNEYIFVKHKDRGTWELPGGHRELGESIDEAGSRELFEETGAKEYSIMGVYDYSVTMDNKTRFGRLFYVKIEKLDELPKFEIKEIGIFKEIPDALTYAQIQPKLYEKVLGLKNI is encoded by the coding sequence ATGATAAAAATAGATTTTTATGAAATTGGAAAGGTAGAAGATGAAAAGTTAGAATTTGCAGTTATAGTGGCAGAGTTTAAAAATGAATATATATTTGTTAAACATAAAGATAGAGGCACTTGGGAGTTACCAGGAGGGCATAGGGAATTAGGTGAAAGCATAGATGAAGCAGGATCAAGAGAGCTATTTGAGGAAACAGGAGCGAAAGAATATAGTATCATGGGTGTATATGATTATTCAGTAACAATGGATAATAAAACCAGGTTTGGAAGATTGTTTTATGTAAAAATAGAAAAGCTTGATGAATTACCAAAATTTGAAATAAAAGAAATCGGAATATTTAAAGAAATTCCAGATGCTTTAACATATGCTCAGATTCAACCTAAGCTGTATGAGAAGGTATTAGGCTTAAAAAATATATAA
- a CDS encoding host-nuclease inhibitor Gam family protein, with the protein MNENFRLSDLFLNVEEEEKETWKIENDNTADWALDKIKEAREEYERFERVASNKINEIQSALEKERKKMESETSFFEAKLREYIETVKMKETKTQKTYSLPAGKIIIKKDKQDFKIDKEKVIESIKNLDGYEEYIKIKEDIAWSDLKKNLFINEGCIINKTTGEVLEVEGLYVDIKPGKFEIKF; encoded by the coding sequence ATGAATGAAAATTTTAGATTATCAGATTTATTTCTAAATGTAGAGGAAGAAGAAAAAGAAACTTGGAAGATAGAGAATGATAATACAGCTGACTGGGCCTTAGATAAGATAAAAGAAGCTAGAGAAGAATATGAAAGATTTGAAAGAGTGGCTTCAAATAAGATAAATGAAATACAATCAGCTTTAGAAAAAGAAAGAAAGAAGATGGAAAGTGAAACAAGCTTTTTTGAAGCTAAATTAAGAGAATATATTGAAACTGTCAAAATGAAAGAGACTAAGACTCAAAAAACATATTCTTTACCTGCTGGAAAGATAATAATAAAAAAAGATAAACAAGATTTTAAAATAGACAAGGAAAAAGTAATTGAAAGTATAAAGAACTTAGATGGATATGAAGAGTATATAAAAATAAAAGAAGATATAGCGTGGTCAGATTTAAAGAAAAATTTATTTATAAATGAAGGGTGTATAATTAACAAAACTACTGGAGAGGTGCTTGAAGTTGAAGGGCTATATGTGGATATTAAGCCCGGAAAATTTGAAATTAAATTCTAA
- a CDS encoding iron-containing alcohol dehydrogenase family protein: MQLFEIPSKVFFGEGSLKKIKDIISEHQVSKMLLICDKRVKQVGIVDLVLEHINTENVDVLVFDGVIENPTDTMVKECVQEYKEKDIDLIIAVGGGSAIDSSKAINILLSNQGNIRDYEGFNLVKNPGLPLIAIPTTAGSASEVTNFAVITDTHRKIKMVIGGKNINADYAIVDSKLTIGLPPSITATTGMAALTHAIEAYVSKFSNEFTNINALRSIELISNNIEEAVENSTNLASRENMMNGSLLAGFACNCALLGLVHGIGHPLGAYFNIAHGVASAIMLPFVVEYNAPYMKDKLNKIGRAMKIKESQISADSVVAKIHELNRNIGVPKLSDIGITKDDCDIIANAAMDEIGLIMNPRKAKIEDVKEILRKALKL, translated from the coding sequence TTGCAACTTTTTGAAATCCCAAGTAAAGTATTTTTTGGAGAAGGCTCGCTAAAGAAAATTAAAGATATAATATCAGAACATCAGGTATCTAAGATGTTGTTGATTTGTGATAAAAGAGTTAAGCAAGTAGGTATCGTAGATTTAGTTTTAGAACATATTAATACTGAAAATGTTGATGTACTAGTATTTGATGGTGTTATAGAAAATCCTACAGACACAATGGTTAAAGAGTGTGTGCAAGAATATAAAGAAAAAGATATAGATTTAATTATTGCAGTAGGTGGAGGTAGTGCTATAGATTCATCTAAAGCGATAAATATCTTATTATCAAACCAAGGAAATATACGTGATTATGAAGGATTTAATCTTGTGAAAAATCCTGGACTTCCTTTAATTGCTATACCTACAACTGCTGGATCAGCTAGTGAGGTAACTAATTTTGCAGTTATAACTGATACTCATAGGAAGATTAAAATGGTAATAGGAGGTAAAAACATTAATGCAGATTATGCTATAGTGGATAGTAAATTAACTATAGGATTACCGCCTAGTATTACAGCTACTACAGGAATGGCAGCTTTAACACATGCTATTGAAGCTTATGTATCGAAGTTTTCTAATGAATTTACAAACATTAATGCTTTAAGATCCATTGAGCTTATTTCTAATAATATTGAAGAAGCTGTTGAAAATAGTACTAATTTAGCTTCTAGAGAAAATATGATGAATGGAAGTCTCTTAGCGGGATTTGCTTGTAACTGCGCTTTATTAGGGCTTGTGCACGGTATAGGACATCCGTTAGGAGCATATTTTAACATAGCTCATGGAGTAGCTAGTGCTATTATGTTACCCTTTGTTGTAGAATACAATGCCCCTTATATGAAGGATAAGCTAAATAAAATAGGTCGTGCTATGAAAATTAAAGAAAGTCAAATTTCTGCTGATTCAGTTGTAGCTAAGATTCATGAACTTAATAGAAATATTGGGGTACCAAAGTTATCTGATATTGGGATTACAAAGGATGATTGTGATATTATAGCAAACGCTGCAATGGATGAAATTGGTCTGATTATGAATCCTAGAAAAGCCAAAATTGAAGATGTAAAAGAAATTTTGAGAAAAGCTTTAAAGTTATAA
- a CDS encoding CAP domain-containing protein has product MKRNVLALVLTVLLFSIASVNVLAEPSEWAKNEIEKAKSEELLTTNRYEDRYQSDMNRVEFVELAVRLYESINNKKIELESNNMNIFVDTKDQYALKAKKVGIINGVSENEFAPNDSLTREQFCTMVYRITKDHEDANSAHSFSQMYEDEKDISNWAFESVKAMNYYKIMNGYNNHLYPKDNVSIEEAIALTVRCNDKFNSSKQNNTKGKYIYINQKSINIGDSKNSVIEKFGQPNDTLKSLNFGEWYVYFNQDYSNHFQIEIVDGSVYSILSNSNNFEAFGGYKIGVTSNQVNSDNFDEYKRETKANINFLYDKNNSNKLDTIYITKGQTRMSNSDLEYIYSQEKQNFHLVNGLRSRYNLSPLKYNDNVSAVARKHSTDMAVNKYFNHVNLNGEDPGKRLTNNNLIWRTYGENIAAGQSDSIAAYFVWVNSDGHRKNMLNTNCEEMGVGINYNSNSPYRAYYTQLFYTSR; this is encoded by the coding sequence ATGAAAAGAAATGTTTTAGCTTTAGTTTTGACTGTTTTATTATTTTCAATTGCTTCAGTTAATGTTTTGGCAGAACCTAGTGAATGGGCTAAAAATGAAATTGAAAAGGCAAAATCAGAAGAGCTACTTACTACTAATAGGTATGAAGATAGATACCAAAGTGATATGAATAGAGTTGAATTTGTAGAGCTTGCGGTGAGGTTATATGAATCTATTAATAATAAAAAAATAGAGCTTGAATCAAATAACATGAATATCTTTGTAGATACTAAAGATCAATATGCTTTAAAAGCAAAAAAGGTAGGAATAATAAATGGAGTATCAGAAAATGAATTTGCTCCTAATGATAGTCTTACTCGTGAACAATTTTGCACGATGGTTTATAGAATAACTAAGGATCATGAAGATGCTAATTCAGCGCATAGCTTCAGTCAAATGTATGAAGATGAGAAAGACATATCTAATTGGGCTTTTGAATCTGTAAAAGCTATGAACTACTATAAAATTATGAATGGATACAACAATCATTTATATCCTAAAGATAATGTTAGCATAGAAGAAGCCATAGCGCTTACTGTTAGATGTAATGATAAATTTAATTCAAGTAAACAAAATAATACTAAAGGTAAATATATTTATATAAATCAAAAGAGTATAAATATAGGTGACAGCAAAAATAGTGTTATTGAAAAATTTGGTCAACCAAATGACACACTTAAATCTTTAAATTTTGGGGAGTGGTATGTTTACTTTAACCAAGATTACTCAAATCATTTTCAAATAGAAATTGTAGATGGTAGTGTATATTCAATACTTTCTAATTCAAATAATTTTGAAGCTTTTGGAGGGTATAAAATAGGGGTTACAAGCAATCAGGTAAATAGTGATAATTTTGATGAGTACAAGCGAGAAACTAAAGCAAATATCAACTTTTTATATGATAAAAATAATTCTAATAAGTTGGACACTATATATATAACTAAAGGACAAACTAGAATGTCAAATTCAGATCTTGAATATATATACTCTCAAGAAAAACAAAATTTTCACCTAGTTAATGGGTTAAGAAGTAGATATAATCTTTCACCTTTGAAGTATAATGATAACGTATCAGCTGTTGCAAGAAAGCATAGTACAGATATGGCTGTTAATAAATATTTTAATCATGTGAACCTAAATGGAGAAGATCCAGGAAAGAGGCTTACTAATAACAATCTTATTTGGAGAACTTATGGAGAAAATATAGCAGCAGGCCAATCAGATAGTATAGCTGCATATTTTGTATGGGTTAATTCTGATGGTCATAGAAAAAACATGTTAAATACTAATTGTGAAGAAATGGGAGTAGGTATTAACTATAATTCTAATTCTCCTTATAGAGCTTATTATACTCAGTTATTCTATACATCTAGATAA
- a CDS encoding [Fe-Fe] hydrogenase large subunit C-terminal domain-containing protein → MNKKFKNFQEKRMYIFSEIVNRYWNDKLKDKDDLENLAYDIKEKYGFEEKDMNFIKNHIRVAMGLDPSTNERFEGEMKNIKEIKKVNNPIVTKIDGVCDYCEKDCNCKDTCKYESNIYKRTKGPIIENNRCLDCGDCVKECDFGALADKIEFVPLIDMLKDENTKVYATVAPSITGQFGDVTMGQIRTALKLMGFEDMIEVALFADILTIKEAFEFIELVQDEEDFYLTSCCCPVWFKLVQKKYPELFEHMPPSISPMIASGRFLKKIYEGSKVVFISPCIAKKAEAKEEELRGDIDFVLTFRELKEVFDTLNINLSRLANDEKDQASFAGRVYARTGGVSFSVKSVVNRLNPKRLIKLKSKKVDGAKDCNKLLSDLSSDQKIDYNFVEGMGCKGGCVGGPRTNIDVAKATSLVNEFGEDSLIMTPFDNENVVKILSQFKVHDINKMMQNEEIVNILKR, encoded by the coding sequence TTGAATAAAAAATTTAAAAATTTTCAAGAAAAGAGAATGTATATATTCTCAGAAATTGTGAATAGATATTGGAATGATAAATTAAAGGATAAGGATGATTTAGAAAATTTAGCTTATGATATTAAAGAAAAGTATGGATTCGAAGAAAAGGATATGAACTTTATCAAAAATCATATAAGGGTAGCAATGGGACTTGATCCGAGCACTAATGAAAGATTTGAGGGTGAGATGAAAAACATAAAAGAAATAAAAAAGGTTAATAATCCTATAGTTACTAAAATAGATGGTGTTTGTGATTATTGTGAAAAGGATTGTAACTGTAAAGATACTTGTAAGTATGAATCTAATATATACAAAAGAACAAAAGGTCCTATTATAGAAAATAATAGATGCTTAGATTGTGGGGACTGTGTTAAGGAATGTGATTTTGGGGCTTTGGCAGATAAGATAGAGTTTGTTCCTTTAATTGATATGTTAAAAGATGAGAATACCAAGGTATATGCAACAGTTGCACCATCAATAACAGGCCAATTTGGAGATGTAACTATGGGTCAAATTAGAACAGCTTTAAAGCTTATGGGGTTTGAGGATATGATAGAGGTTGCATTATTTGCTGACATATTGACTATAAAAGAAGCTTTTGAATTTATTGAACTTGTTCAAGATGAAGAAGATTTTTATTTGACTAGTTGCTGTTGCCCTGTGTGGTTTAAACTAGTTCAAAAGAAATATCCTGAGTTATTTGAACATATGCCACCATCTATATCACCAATGATTGCGTCAGGAAGATTTCTCAAGAAGATTTATGAGGGTTCAAAGGTAGTATTTATAAGTCCTTGTATAGCAAAAAAAGCTGAGGCAAAAGAAGAAGAGTTAAGAGGTGATATTGATTTTGTACTGACGTTTAGGGAGCTTAAAGAGGTATTTGATACTCTTAATATAAATTTAAGCAGACTTGCAAATGATGAGAAGGATCAAGCATCGTTTGCCGGACGAGTATATGCAAGAACAGGAGGAGTAAGCTTTTCTGTTAAAAGTGTAGTCAACAGATTAAATCCTAAAAGACTTATAAAGTTAAAATCAAAAAAGGTAGATGGAGCTAAGGATTGTAATAAACTTTTAAGTGACCTGTCTAGTGATCAAAAGATAGATTATAACTTTGTAGAGGGTATGGGATGTAAAGGTGGGTGCGTTGGAGGACCTAGAACTAACATAGATGTAGCTAAAGCCACATCACTAGTTAATGAGTTTGGTGAGGATTCTTTAATAATGACTCCTTTTGATAATGAAAATGTAGTTAAGATATTAAGCCAATTTAAAGTTCATGATATAAATAAGATGATGCAAAATGAAGAAATAGTTAATATACTAAAAAGATAG
- a CDS encoding N-acetylmuramoyl-L-alanine amidase family protein, giving the protein MSNPLIIIDPGHGDVDPGCSYQDIYEKNIVLDISLYQLKRFEEIGINATITRYSDIYLNPNERAKIVMESNAVYCISNHINTGGRKGCEVIHSIHNDGKLAYEIFNKLVESGLYPRRVYSKKSTQYSGQDYYFMHRNTGSCITNIVEYCFIDSQNDREKLLKDWKIYAEQVIKAFCEYINHPYKNNTEYIDAINKLCEYGFINIPSYWIESNSYEIPYFEELVIKYTGKDNFDEAIIHLAQCNIIDSPNYWLNNNTYSIENIQLFIIKISDNIEHFEFADSVYTLYDYGVINSPYYWIDNSSYEIKYFEELIIKYTNKSTFEDGIIYLAGCNVINTPEYWLDNDIYSIENVHLLIIKLANHIEHFEKAY; this is encoded by the coding sequence ATGAGTAATCCATTAATAATTATAGACCCTGGCCATGGAGATGTTGACCCTGGTTGTTCTTATCAAGATATTTATGAAAAAAATATTGTACTTGATATAAGCTTGTATCAACTTAAAAGATTTGAAGAGATTGGAATTAATGCGACTATAACTAGATACTCTGATATATACCTTAATCCAAACGAAAGAGCTAAAATAGTTATGGAGTCTAACGCAGTTTATTGCATAAGCAATCATATAAATACAGGTGGTAGAAAGGGTTGTGAGGTTATTCATTCCATACACAATGATGGAAAATTAGCTTATGAAATATTCAATAAATTAGTAGAGTCTGGACTATATCCTAGAAGAGTTTATTCAAAAAAAAGTACTCAGTATTCAGGTCAAGATTACTATTTCATGCACAGAAATACAGGGTCTTGCATAACCAACATAGTTGAGTACTGCTTTATAGATAGTCAAAATGATAGAGAAAAATTACTTAAAGATTGGAAAATATATGCCGAACAAGTTATAAAAGCTTTTTGCGAATATATAAATCATCCTTATAAAAATAATACAGAATATATAGATGCAATTAATAAGCTTTGTGAGTATGGGTTTATAAATATTCCATCTTACTGGATAGAAAGTAATTCATATGAGATACCGTACTTTGAAGAATTAGTGATTAAATATACTGGCAAAGATAATTTTGATGAAGCCATTATTCATCTAGCTCAATGTAATATTATAGATTCACCTAATTACTGGCTAAATAATAATACTTATAGTATTGAAAATATTCAGCTGTTTATTATAAAGATCTCCGATAATATAGAGCATTTTGAATTTGCAGATTCTGTTTATACTCTTTATGATTATGGAGTAATAAACTCTCCTTATTATTGGATAGATAATTCTTCATATGAAATAAAATATTTCGAAGAATTAATTATTAAGTATACTAATAAATCTACATTTGAAGATGGAATTATATATCTTGCCGGTTGCAATGTTATAAATACTCCTGAATATTGGTTAGATAATGATATTTACAGTATTGAAAATGTACATCTTCTTATAATAAAACTTGCAAACCATATAGAACACTTTGAAAAAGCATATTAA